AAAAAGATGTTTGCTAATTTCCTTTACTCCACGTTTTCAAGTAAAAACCTGAAGGCATTGCCTGCTTCTGTCAGGGATGAAATGGATAAATCAGAAGCCCCCGGAGTTAATGTTGATCTGGGTGATCATGCCACGCTTGGAATGCAATCCATGCCCGAGACCCCTGATTTGGACGAAGGAGAAGAATCAGAATTAGTAGATTTTCTTCAGAATGATGAGATTCCTTCTATTGAGGAAGCAGAAAAATTTCTTATCCAGCAGGCGCTTAAACGCTTTGATGGAAACCGCAGAAAAGCTTCAGAAACGTTGGGTGTAAGTGAACGAACCTTGTATCGAAAACTGGATCAGTATGGACTGGAATAGAATTATCCTTTTATTAACGCTGTGCTTTTCCCTGATTTTCGGAGGCTGCCTGAGATATAGTTTCACAGGTGCGTCTATTCCGCCTGGCGTCAACACCATTTTTATTCCCTTTTTCCCGGATCAGTCTAACAGTGGACTCGGGGATCTAAGTGACCGTCTGAATGAAGTATTAATCAACCGTTTCGTAAATCAAAGCAAGCTGCAGTTGGCTAATAATGAAAATGATGCCGATGCAGTTTTGGATGGTGTTATTACAGCGTACACGAACCGCCCCTTTAGTATAGGTGGCAACGAACAGTCTAACGAAAATGAAGTTTCAATCAGTGTTCGGGCAACGTTTAAATATGCTTCGAAAGAAGAACCAGAATGG
The genomic region above belongs to Gracilimonas sp. and contains:
- a CDS encoding LptE family protein is translated as MDWNRIILLLTLCFSLIFGGCLRYSFTGASIPPGVNTIFIPFFPDQSNSGLGDLSDRLNEVLINRFVNQSKLQLANNENDADAVLDGVITAYTNRPFSIGGNEQSNENEVSISVRATFKYASKEEPEWTNTFAGKFTYDPTEDPIDGENQAANSALEQVANNMFNDAVSNW